The following are encoded in a window of Flavobacteriales bacterium genomic DNA:
- a CDS encoding translocation/assembly module TamB: MAGGITRHLRRAWRILGWSITGLLLLVVVCALLLLVPAVQQVVAQRLAAIATERLGAEVRIGHFAVRPFLDVELGQVYIGDLRGDTLIALEELRVSGLRIHPRRELVQAASLRLSGARFKLHNAADDPHSNLTNLLGKLASGDTTTSAADWKVRCTAFHIADLRFTYHHDEKERKRSGVDFAHVDVQDADLRGHHLWVAGDSVLAHLDGITLREHGGLALERLSGAAQVSPRGIIIEAMRLRTDRSELNGELRFITEDWSDYDEFTQLVTMRLELDSSRLDFADVALFAPELEGIQLPIGLHGRVRGTVADLKGRGLRIDFGERSHFAGNAELMGLPDLSNTFMLLDIEELRTDHRDVAALPVPPFTSGARLEAPRELKELGTLQFTGNFTGFLHAFTAYGTSRTALGELRTDLSYKRHPGDPVFDLRGRLATSGFRLGPLIGLPALGNMAANIRLTGHGRSLAGLHADLDGEIPMIEISGTRLQGIVAKGRLEPKLFNGSLRARDENLVLNFDGLADLRGQWPQVDFKADLQHADLGALGITRVKDYNTLSVLVEAEGRLSPDSLLGRVELKGISYCDEEGEHDLGDLLLTSGRRDGENVVDLVSTFADAEVRGTFLPTKLPGAITSVVYSVFPSLRDEVVYAQAEQRFRFMVRTKDTGPVLGLFVPGLSVDSGGTIEGWLDSRSFDIGLTARLPEVRRGDLRASGIQVIADKTLDVLAFSIASERQSWRDSLWISGTSLTGKAYQDEVDLALGWRDSQIGTNGHVDVLGEVRGLDRFTLDLMPSRIFLGRGDWETLEAATVRIDKDTIRIEPLALHNAGQRITIAGTISPDTTAALDIGLVAVRLENLKPFLGGPVLRGSVGGEAQVHGLRGSPYVLAHLDLDSVRVRDIPVGDITFDARWAEGQRAIALLGTLHRGPIKALDFDGAFRLGADEELDLRLVMDRFDLTFIDPYLPEGISGIQGLVTGTIDVTGRLADPQVHGDLDLRDAGLRIDYLNTRYRFSHPVQVRPDMFALDFATVYDEEGNTAVMSATILHNGLKEWNYHLWGEMDRFLALNTTLRDNALYYGKAYGTGELSMSGYLGRMEVTVDARTAPGTDIHLPVGGSTEVSSIGFVRFTSKEGAEAEAPAVDLSGISLDMKVEVTPDALFELIFDPTVGDILAGRGRGTLQLGVTQSGDFSMRGQVEVIDGDYLFTLRNVVNKRFQIEPGGVITWYGDPFDAQLDLKALYRLRAPLYDIMFEKNEAYRRRVPVDVVMHLRDKLLNPEIVFAVRLPTVDEAVRMQVNSVLSTEQEMNRQVFALIVLNRFLQPPTWGGGASGPGGANFAGTTGSELLSNQVSNWLSKLSSEFDLGVNYRPGDNLTQDELELAVSTQLFDERLLVSTNLGVQYGAAAARNSNALVGDFQLEYLLPPEGKIRLKAFSVSNDRNLNRTDQSLTTQGAGVAYREEFNTWKEFWKGVGGLFSRKKK; this comes from the coding sequence ATGGCGGGGGGCATCACACGGCATCTGCGGCGCGCATGGCGCATCCTGGGCTGGTCCATCACCGGCCTGCTGCTGCTTGTGGTGGTCTGCGCGCTGCTGCTGCTGGTACCCGCCGTGCAGCAGGTCGTGGCGCAACGCCTGGCGGCCATCGCCACGGAGCGGCTCGGTGCCGAGGTTCGCATCGGCCACTTCGCCGTACGGCCCTTCCTGGATGTGGAATTGGGCCAGGTATACATCGGCGACCTGCGCGGTGACACCCTCATCGCCCTGGAGGAGCTCCGCGTTTCGGGCTTGCGCATCCACCCGCGTCGCGAATTGGTCCAGGCCGCGTCATTGCGATTGAGCGGAGCACGTTTCAAGCTGCACAACGCCGCGGACGACCCGCACAGCAACCTCACCAACCTGCTGGGCAAGCTCGCCTCCGGCGACACCACCACCAGCGCGGCGGATTGGAAGGTCCGCTGCACCGCTTTCCACATCGCCGACCTGCGTTTCACCTACCACCACGATGAGAAGGAGCGGAAGCGATCCGGTGTGGATTTCGCGCATGTGGACGTCCAGGACGCCGACCTGCGCGGGCACCATTTGTGGGTGGCGGGCGATTCCGTGCTGGCACATCTCGATGGCATCACACTGCGGGAGCACGGTGGTTTGGCGCTGGAACGCTTGTCGGGCGCGGCGCAGGTCAGCCCGCGCGGCATCATCATCGAGGCGATGCGGCTGCGCACCGATCGCTCGGAGCTGAATGGTGAATTGCGCTTCATCACAGAGGATTGGAGCGACTACGACGAGTTCACCCAGCTGGTGACGATGCGCTTGGAACTGGACAGTTCGCGGCTGGACTTCGCGGATGTGGCCCTCTTCGCCCCGGAGTTGGAAGGTATCCAGCTGCCGATCGGCCTGCATGGGCGCGTGCGTGGCACCGTGGCCGACCTCAAGGGCCGGGGATTGCGGATCGACTTCGGCGAGCGTTCACACTTCGCAGGCAATGCCGAACTCATGGGCCTGCCCGACCTGTCCAACACCTTCATGCTGCTCGACATCGAGGAACTGCGCACGGACCACCGCGATGTGGCCGCCTTGCCGGTGCCGCCCTTCACTTCGGGTGCACGGCTTGAAGCGCCTCGCGAATTGAAGGAGCTGGGCACGCTCCAATTCACCGGCAACTTCACGGGCTTCCTGCATGCGTTCACCGCTTACGGCACCTCACGCACCGCGCTGGGCGAACTGCGCACGGACCTCTCTTACAAGCGCCACCCCGGCGATCCGGTCTTCGATCTGCGTGGCCGCCTGGCCACATCAGGATTCCGCCTGGGGCCTTTGATCGGCCTGCCTGCCCTGGGCAACATGGCCGCCAACATCCGCCTCACCGGTCACGGGCGCAGCTTGGCCGGCCTCCACGCAGACCTCGATGGTGAGATCCCCATGATCGAGATCTCCGGCACACGCTTGCAGGGGATCGTCGCCAAGGGAAGGCTCGAACCCAAGCTCTTCAACGGATCGCTGCGGGCGCGCGACGAGAATCTCGTGCTCAACTTCGATGGCCTGGCGGACCTGCGCGGGCAATGGCCCCAAGTGGACTTCAAGGCCGATCTTCAGCACGCCGACCTCGGTGCGCTCGGCATCACCCGGGTAAAGGACTACAACACGCTCAGTGTGCTGGTGGAGGCCGAGGGGCGACTTTCGCCCGACAGTCTGCTGGGCCGTGTGGAGTTGAAGGGGATCTCCTATTGCGATGAGGAGGGCGAACACGACCTCGGCGACCTGCTCCTCACCAGCGGAAGGCGCGATGGGGAGAACGTGGTGGACCTGGTCTCCACCTTCGCCGATGCCGAGGTACGTGGCACCTTCCTGCCCACGAAGCTGCCGGGTGCGATCACCAGCGTGGTGTACAGTGTGTTCCCATCACTGCGCGATGAAGTGGTGTACGCACAGGCCGAACAACGCTTCCGCTTCATGGTGCGCACCAAGGACACCGGTCCGGTGCTGGGACTGTTCGTACCCGGCCTTTCGGTGGACAGCGGCGGCACCATAGAAGGGTGGCTGGACAGCCGCAGCTTCGACATCGGGCTCACCGCCCGCCTGCCGGAAGTGCGCCGCGGCGATCTGCGTGCCAGTGGCATCCAGGTCATCGCGGACAAGACGTTGGACGTGCTCGCCTTCAGCATCGCCAGCGAAAGACAGAGTTGGCGCGACAGCCTCTGGATCTCGGGCACATCGCTTACCGGCAAGGCCTACCAGGATGAAGTCGACCTCGCCCTCGGCTGGCGCGACAGCCAGATCGGCACCAACGGACACGTCGATGTGCTGGGCGAAGTACGCGGGCTGGACCGCTTCACCCTGGACCTGATGCCTTCGCGGATCTTCTTGGGCCGCGGCGATTGGGAAACGCTGGAAGCCGCCACCGTGCGGATCGACAAGGACACCATACGCATTGAGCCGCTGGCGTTGCACAACGCCGGGCAGCGCATCACCATCGCCGGCACCATCTCTCCCGATACCACGGCCGCCCTGGACATCGGCCTGGTAGCGGTACGCTTGGAGAACCTGAAGCCCTTCCTCGGCGGACCCGTGCTGCGCGGCAGTGTCGGCGGCGAGGCGCAGGTGCATGGCTTGCGCGGATCGCCCTACGTGCTGGCACACCTCGACCTGGACAGTGTGCGCGTGCGCGACATCCCTGTGGGCGACATCACCTTCGATGCGCGCTGGGCCGAGGGGCAGCGTGCCATCGCCCTGCTCGGAACCCTGCATCGCGGCCCCATCAAGGCACTGGATTTCGATGGGGCCTTCCGCCTGGGCGCGGACGAGGAGCTCGATCTGCGGCTTGTGATGGACCGTTTCGACCTCACCTTCATCGACCCCTATCTGCCCGAGGGCATCAGCGGCATCCAGGGACTTGTCACCGGCACCATCGACGTCACAGGCCGCCTTGCCGACCCGCAGGTCCATGGCGACCTGGACCTGCGCGACGCGGGCTTGCGGATCGACTACCTGAACACGCGCTACCGCTTCAGCCACCCCGTGCAGGTGCGGCCGGACATGTTCGCGCTGGACTTCGCCACGGTGTACGATGAGGAAGGCAACACCGCGGTGATGAGCGCCACCATCCTGCACAACGGATTGAAGGAATGGAACTACCACCTCTGGGGCGAGATGGACCGATTCCTCGCGCTGAACACCACGCTGAGGGACAATGCGCTGTACTACGGGAAGGCCTATGGTACGGGCGAGCTCTCCATGAGCGGCTACCTGGGCCGGATGGAGGTGACCGTGGACGCCCGCACGGCGCCGGGCACCGACATCCACCTGCCCGTGGGCGGCAGCACCGAAGTATCTTCCATCGGCTTCGTGCGCTTCACCAGCAAGGAAGGCGCGGAAGCCGAAGCGCCGGCCGTGGACCTCAGCGGCATCTCGCTGGATATGAAGGTGGAGGTCACGCCCGATGCGCTCTTCGAACTCATCTTCGACCCCACCGTGGGCGACATCCTCGCCGGGCGCGGGCGCGGCACCCTGCAATTGGGCGTGACGCAGAGCGGCGACTTCAGCATGCGCGGGCAGGTGGAGGTGATCGATGGCGACTACCTCTTCACGCTGCGCAATGTGGTGAACAAGCGTTTCCAGATCGAACCCGGTGGCGTTATCACCTGGTACGGCGACCCCTTCGACGCCCAGTTGGACCTGAAGGCGCTCTATCGCCTCCGAGCGCCCCTGTACGACATCATGTTCGAGAAGAACGAGGCTTACCGCCGCCGCGTACCGGTGGACGTGGTGATGCACCTGCGCGACAAGCTCCTGAACCCGGAGATCGTCTTCGCGGTGCGACTTCCCACGGTGGATGAGGCCGTGCGCATGCAGGTGAACAGCGTGCTCAGCACCGAGCAGGAGATGAACCGGCAGGTCTTCGCGCTCATCGTGCTGAATCGCTTCCTGCAGCCGCCCACATGGGGTGGCGGAGCATCGGGCCCGGGGGGCGCCAATTTCGCGGGCACCACCGGTAGCGAATTGCTCAGCAACCAGGTGAGCAACTGGCTCAGCAAGCTCAGCAGCGAGTTCGATCTGGGCGTGAACTACAGGCCGGGCGACAACCTCACACAGGACGAATTGGAACTCGCCGTGAGCACACAACTCTTCGATGAGCGCCTGCTGGTGAGCACCAACCTCGGCGTGCAATACGGTGCCGCGGCGGCGCGAAACAGCAATGCGCTGGTGGGCGATTTCCAGTTGGAGTACCTGCTGCCACCGGAAGGGAAGATCCGCCTGAAAGCCTTCAGCGTGAG